GCGTACGCGTTCATGCATACGTTCCGCAAAGGCTTCGGCAAAGCGGTCCGCCAGGGCCTTGACCATGATGGCGCTGTAGTCATCATTCTTGTCTTCGAATTCCTTGGCAATCCTGTCCACTTCCGCGCCTGCGGTGACAACGAAACCGCCAACCCAGTCGGGGATGCCGCTGTCTTTCGGGGCGATGAAGTCGGTCAGGCAGGAATTGGGCCGGTTGCCGGATTTTGCAGATTGCTGGCGCAACCCGTTCAGCACGGTTTTGACCGTGGTCCGGGATTCGTCCGTGTAGACCTCGATATCATCGCCAACCGCATTGGCAGGCCAAAGGCCGATCACGGCGCGGGGCTGGAACCATTTCTCCTCCACAATGCGCAACAGCATGTCGGAGGCATGGTTGAACAGGTCCTGCGCATGTTCCCCCATTTCCGGATGGTCGAAAATTTTGGGGAAGGAGCCGCGCAGTTCCCAGGTGTGGAAGAAGGGCGTCCAGTCGATATAGTCCACCAGTTCCTGCAGGTCATAGCGGGCGAAGACCTCGACGCCTTTGATCCTGGGTTCCGGCGGCAGATAACCTTCCCATTTCCCGTCAAATGCATTGGCGCGGGCCTGTTCCAATGTCACGGCGGCCCCTTCCGGGCGCTGGCTGCGGCCATCGCGGATCCGGGCATGTTCGGCGGCAACATCCTGCAGATAGGCCCCCCGATGCTCTTTCGACAGCAGGCGCGAGACCACGCCGACCGCCTTGGACGCATCGTCCACATGGATGACCCCATGGTCGTAATTGGGTTCGATCTTGATGGATGTGTGTTTCTTGCTGGTCGTCGCCCCGCCGATCAAAAGCGGAATATCCATTCCTTCGCGCTTCATGTCGCTGGCGACCTCGCACATACGGTCCAGGCTGGGCGTAATCAAGCCGGACAGGCCGATGATATCCGCCTTTTCCTTGCGGGCCGTTTCCAGAATGGTTTCGCTGGGCACCATGACGCCGAGATCGACCACATCATAGTTATTACATTGCAGGACCACGCCGACAATATTCTTGCCGATGTCATGCACGTCGCCCTTGACGGTAGCCATGACGATCTTGCCCTTGGTGCTGGTGTCGTTGTTGGCAGCCTTTTCCTCTTCCATGAAGGGGATCAGATGCCCCACGGCGGTTTTCATCACGCGGGCGCTTTTGACCACCTGGGGCAGGAACATCTTGCCCTCGCCAAACAGGTCGCCGACCACATTCATGCCGTCCATGAGTGGCCCTTCGATCACATGCAGCGGGCGTTCGGCCTTTTGCCGCGCTTCTTCGGTATCCTCCACGATATGTTCGGTGATGCCGTGGATCAGGGCGTGGCGGATGCGTTCCTCCACCGGTGCCTCGCGCCAACGCGGATCTTCCTTCTTCTGTTTCTCGCCGCTGCCTTTGTATTTGTCGGCAATTTCAAGCAGGCGTTCGGTTGCGTCGTCACGCCGGTTCAGCAGCACATCCTCGACACGCTCGCGCAATTCCTCCGGGATGTCGTCATAGACGGTGAT
The Aestuariispira ectoiniformans genome window above contains:
- the metH gene encoding methionine synthase, giving the protein MTQSIASFINVGERTNVTGSAKFRKLITDGDYATALDIARQQIESGAQIIDVNMDEGLLDSEHAMAKFLNLIASEPDISRVPLMIDSSKWTVIEAGLKCVQGKSVVNSISLKEGEEPFIEQATLIRRYGAAVVVMAFDENGQAETAERKFDICKRSYDILVDRIGFKPTDIIFDPNIFAVATGIEEHNNYAVAFIEATRRIKEAMPLVHVSGGVSNISFSFRGNNPVREAMHSAFLYHAIRAGMDMGIVNAGQITVYDDIPEELRERVEDVLLNRRDDATERLLEIADKYKGSGEKQKKEDPRWREAPVEERIRHALIHGITEHIVEDTEEARQKAERPLHVIEGPLMDGMNVVGDLFGEGKMFLPQVVKSARVMKTAVGHLIPFMEEEKAANNDTSTKGKIVMATVKGDVHDIGKNIVGVVLQCNNYDVVDLGVMVPSETILETARKEKADIIGLSGLITPSLDRMCEVASDMKREGMDIPLLIGGATTSKKHTSIKIEPNYDHGVIHVDDASKAVGVVSRLLSKEHRGAYLQDVAAEHARIRDGRSQRPEGAAVTLEQARANAFDGKWEGYLPPEPRIKGVEVFARYDLQELVDYIDWTPFFHTWELRGSFPKIFDHPEMGEHAQDLFNHASDMLLRIVEEKWFQPRAVIGLWPANAVGDDIEVYTDESRTTVKTVLNGLRQQSAKSGNRPNSCLTDFIAPKDSGIPDWVGGFVVTAGAEVDRIAKEFEDKNDDYSAIMVKALADRFAEAFAERMHERVRQEFWAYAPQEELDNEALIREKYTGIRPAPGYPACPDHTEKRTLFKLLDAERNAGVELTESCAMWPASAVSGLYFSHPDSRYFGLGKIDRDQVADYAKRKGMTVAEVERWLAPNLAYTPSSDTGDAQAEVKKSA